The proteins below come from a single Zea mays cultivar B73 chromosome 8, Zm-B73-REFERENCE-NAM-5.0, whole genome shotgun sequence genomic window:
- the LOC100273986 gene encoding uncharacterized LOC100273986: MVKENKRKQPPADAAPPPGDEGEGRSGRKGKKARKEKAEAILPSQIKNKDKRREVHAKLKREKKAQKRALARERGQAARRAEELGEQPPERQVPRTIENTREPDETVCRPDDQELFAGNDADEFSAVLKQHITPKILITTCRFNSGRGPAFIDELMQVIPNSQYVKRGTYELKKIVEYANNRDFTSLVVVHTNRREPDALLIIGLPDGPTAHFKLSKLVLRKDIKNHGNPTSHKPELVLNNFTTRLGHRVGRMIQSLFPQDPNFRGRRVVTFHNQRDYIFFRHHRYIFETKEKKVASKEKTSGSKSGSEKQQVICRLQECGPRFTLKLLTLQHGTFDTRSGEYEWVHKPDMDTSRRRFFL, encoded by the exons ATGGTGAAggagaataagcggaagcagcCTCCTGCCGACGCGGCGCCGCCTCCGGGCGACGAGGGTGAGGGGAGGAGCGGGCGGAAGGGCAAGAAGGCCAGGAAGGAGAAGGCGGAGGCGATACTGCCGTCGCAGATCAAGAACAAGGACAAGCGCCGCGAGGTGCACGCCAAGCTTAAGCGAGAGAAGAAGGCCCAGAAGCGCGCGCTCGCCCGCGAGCGCGGCCAGGCCGCCCGCCGCGCCGAAGAGCTCGGCGAGCAG CCGCCGGAGAGGCAGGTGCCCCGCACGATCGAGAACACCAGGGAGCCCGATGAGACTGTGTGCCGGCCCGACGACCAGGAG CTGTTTGCAGGAAATGATGCGGATGAATTCAGTGCAGTTCTAAAGCAGCACATAACCCCGAAAATATTGATTACGACATGCCGCTTCAATTCAGGG AGGGGACCTGCATTTATTGATGAGTTAATGCAAGTGATACCGAATTCTCAGTATGTGAAAAGAGGAACATATGAACTCAAGAAA ATTGTGGAATATGCAAATAACAGGGATTTCACGTCACTTGTTGTTGTCCACACAAATCGAAGGGAACCTG ATGCTCTACTTATCATCGGGTTACCTGATGGCCCTACTGCACATTTCAAACTCTCCAAACTTGTTCTTCGGAAGGACATCAAG AACCACGGCAATCCTACGAGCCATAAACCAGAGCTAGTACTGAACAATTTCACTACACGCCTTGGTCATCGTGTTGGAAG GATGATCCAGTCTCTCTTCCCTCAAGATCCCAATTTCCGCGGGCGCCGTGTTGTGACCTTCCACAACCAGCGAGACTACATATTTTTCCGCCATCACAG GTACATCTTCGAGACAAAAGAAAAGAAGGTTGCTTCGAAGGAAAAGACATCTGGAAGCAAAAGCGGATCTGAGAAGCAGCAAGTGATTTGTCGGCTTCAG GAATGTGGGCCTCGCTTCACCCTCAAGCTGCTCACCTTGCAGCATGGGACCTTCGACACGAGGAGCGGGGAGTACGAGTGGGTTCACAAG CCGGATATGGATACGAGCAGGCGGAGATTCTTCTTGTGA
- the LOC100273936 gene encoding Transcription initiation factor TFIID subunit 14b-like, translated as MSTQNKRLKDVEVSFPIVYGTISFWLGKKASEYNSHKWTVYVRSANNEDLSVIVKRAVFQLHPSFQNPTRVVEQPPFELSESGWGEFEIAITLYFHSDVCDKRLDLFHQLKLYPEEEAGPQSTKKPVVVETYDEIVFPEPTEAFFLRVQNHPAANVPRLPPGITLPPPGPMEIVPYEKKRGDTKDHPLSQWFSNFSEADELLKLAAARQQVQVHIAKLRRQLTMIEGMPQQSKAFSVPGQQFRHI; from the exons ATGAGCACCCAG AATAAAAGGCTCAAGGATGTGGAGGTCAGTTTCCCAATCGTCTACGGAACCATTTCCTTCTGGCTCGGCAAAAAGGCCAGCGA GTATAACTCTCACAAGTGGACTGTATATGTCCGCTCGGCAAACAATGAGGATCTGAGTGTCATAGTCAAGCGCGCGGTGTTTCAGCTTCACCCGAGTTTCCAGAACCCGACGAGAGTCGTGGAGCAGCCGCCTTTCGAGCTGTCCGAGTCGGGGTGGGGAGAGTTTGAGATAGCCATAACCCTTTATTTCCACAGCGATGTCTGTGACAAGCGCTTGGATCT GTTCCATCAGCTTAAGCTGTATCCAGAAGAGGAAGCTGGACCTCAATCGACCAAAAAGCCTGTTGTCGTGGAAACGTACGATGAGATTGTCTTCCCCGAGCCTACAGAGGCCTTTTTCCTACGCGTGCAAAATCATCCAGCAGCTAACGTGCCCAGGCTTCCTCCTGGTATAACCTTGCCTCCTCCAG GCCCTATGGAAATTGTTCCGTATGAAAAGAAGCGAGGTgacactaaggatcatcctttgaGTCAGTGGTTCTCGAATTTCTCTGAGGCTGACGAGCTTTTGAAACTAGCTGCAGCTCGGCAACAG GTTCAGGTTCACATAGCCAAGCTGAGAAGGCAGTTAACCATGATAGAAGGAATGCCCCAGCAATCGAAAGCCTTTTCTG TCCCTGGACAGCAGTTTAGGCACATCTAA